In a genomic window of Demequina muriae:
- a CDS encoding ABC transporter permease, whose translation MSNTLRLIGRRLLQLPLMLLGITFLVFFVMSFSPVDPARTALGETASPEALEAYREAYGLNEPLIARYIDFLVGLFQGDLGSYSARSLPVVDEVARAFPITLSLTFLGLFVAVIVATILGVTAAVFRDRWPDQAIRIFGVASLSTPSFWLAVLLIQLFTLQLDLLPGSGPLPSASEDFGGWLSRMALPALALAVPVIGQLSRVVRTSMVEELDRDYVRTALGAGVPRRVVVGRNVLRNALITPVTVLGLRVGYLLGGAVVIEVIFAIPGMGTLILNGVTNNEPNLVQGVTLAVALAFVVMNIIVDLLYVLINPRIRAV comes from the coding sequence GTGTCGAACACGCTCCGTCTCATCGGTCGCAGGCTCCTGCAGCTTCCGCTGATGCTCTTGGGCATCACCTTCCTCGTCTTCTTCGTGATGTCCTTCTCTCCCGTGGACCCGGCGCGCACCGCGCTCGGCGAGACCGCATCACCCGAGGCGCTCGAGGCCTACCGCGAGGCCTATGGGCTCAATGAGCCACTTATCGCTCGCTACATCGACTTCCTGGTCGGCCTGTTCCAAGGCGACCTTGGGTCCTACTCCGCCCGCAGCCTGCCTGTCGTCGACGAAGTTGCGCGGGCCTTCCCCATCACGCTGTCGCTCACGTTCCTTGGCCTCTTCGTCGCAGTGATTGTTGCCACGATCCTGGGCGTGACGGCTGCAGTGTTCCGCGACCGGTGGCCGGACCAGGCGATCCGCATCTTCGGCGTCGCCTCTCTTTCGACGCCGTCGTTCTGGCTCGCAGTACTGCTGATCCAGCTGTTCACGCTGCAGCTCGACCTTCTTCCAGGATCAGGACCGTTGCCGTCTGCTTCCGAGGACTTCGGCGGATGGCTCTCTCGCATGGCGCTGCCAGCTCTGGCGCTCGCCGTACCGGTGATCGGCCAGCTCTCGCGCGTGGTGCGCACGTCGATGGTCGAGGAGCTTGATCGCGACTACGTGCGCACCGCCCTTGGTGCTGGGGTCCCGCGCCGCGTGGTGGTGGGGCGCAACGTGTTGCGCAACGCCCTGATCACCCCGGTCACCGTCCTCGGGCTGCGGGTGGGCTACTTGCTCGGTGGAGCAGTCGTGATCGAGGTCATCTTCGCGATCCCCGGGATGGGAACACTCATTCTCAACGGAGTGACCAACAACGAGCCCAATCTGGTGCAGGGCGTCACGCTCGCGGTCGCACTCGCGTTCGTCGTGATGAACATCATCGTCGACCTGCTCTACGTACTCATCAACCCGCGAATCAGGGCGGTCTGA
- a CDS encoding dihydrodipicolinate synthase family protein, whose protein sequence is MSHATTARFSGVIPPVATPLKLDGSIDHGSLERLVDHLVSAGVDGLFALGSTGETAYLTDAQRVSVSRTIVDAASGRVPVISGAIELTSVRTSEVARMLCATGVDAIVTTAPLYAINSVTEVAAHFRAVAAAIDVPLWAYDVPVRVHAKLGLDLLMQLATEGVLHGVKDSSGDDIAFRRLVAANAAAGRPLQLLTGHEVVVDAMALAGADGVVPGLANVDAAGYVRLWDATTRGDWETARAEQERLNQLFEIVFQPVGLSGDATGVGAFKAAMKAQGLIATATVANTVEAVDADAVERITAILRSLEMLPAAS, encoded by the coding sequence ATGTCTCACGCCACGACCGCCCGATTCTCCGGAGTCATCCCTCCCGTCGCCACGCCGCTCAAGCTCGACGGCAGCATTGACCACGGCTCGCTCGAACGCCTCGTCGATCATCTCGTCAGCGCGGGTGTCGACGGGTTGTTCGCGCTCGGCTCCACCGGGGAGACGGCCTACCTCACCGACGCCCAGCGGGTCTCGGTCTCGCGCACGATCGTCGATGCGGCATCGGGCCGAGTGCCGGTCATCTCGGGGGCCATCGAGCTGACGTCCGTCCGCACATCGGAGGTGGCGCGGATGCTCTGCGCCACCGGCGTGGACGCCATCGTGACCACCGCGCCGCTGTACGCCATCAACTCTGTGACCGAGGTAGCGGCGCACTTCCGGGCCGTGGCGGCAGCGATTGATGTGCCGTTGTGGGCGTACGACGTGCCGGTGCGCGTCCACGCGAAGCTGGGCTTGGACCTGCTCATGCAGCTCGCCACGGAAGGCGTGCTCCACGGGGTGAAGGACTCGTCCGGTGACGATATCGCCTTCCGTCGATTGGTCGCCGCCAATGCCGCGGCTGGCCGGCCGCTGCAGCTTCTCACGGGGCACGAGGTGGTCGTCGACGCGATGGCGCTTGCGGGCGCTGACGGGGTCGTGCCCGGGCTCGCGAATGTCGACGCGGCAGGCTACGTGCGCCTGTGGGACGCGACCACCCGGGGTGACTGGGAGACCGCGCGGGCCGAGCAGGAGCGCTTGAATCAGCTGTTCGAGATCGTGTTTCAGCCCGTGGGGCTGTCGGGTGACGCCACCGGTGTCGGCGCCTTCAAGGCGGCCATGAAGGCGCAGGGCCTCATTGCGACTGCGACGGTCGCGAACACGGTGGAGGCGGTCGATGCCGATGCCGTCGAGAGGATCACCGCCATCCTGAGGTCTCTCGAGATGCTGCCAGCGGCCTCCTGA
- a CDS encoding ABC transporter ATP-binding protein codes for MTDAIVELRDVHVRYKTRTSGLLRPHYVDALAGLSIAVRRGRTLGIVGESGSGKSTAAKVLVGLEAPTSGQVVLGGEEVTRFTTSVRRRLGRTLSVVFQDPATALNPRMTVRDALLDPLQVHGVGNARQRLAKVSELLGMVGLPASALDAFPNQLSGGQRQRVAIARALVLDPQVIVADEPTSALDVSVRAQILNLLTDLKNELDLGMVFISHDIQTVRYLSDEIVVMNAGQAVEHGDAAQVFDHPSADYTRSLLGAAPSLLASHPLS; via the coding sequence ATGACCGATGCAATCGTTGAACTGAGAGACGTCCACGTTCGCTACAAGACCCGGACTTCGGGCCTGCTGCGGCCGCACTACGTCGATGCGCTGGCAGGGCTCTCAATCGCGGTGCGCCGCGGCCGCACGCTCGGCATCGTCGGGGAGTCCGGCTCGGGCAAGTCCACCGCGGCGAAGGTGCTCGTCGGCCTGGAGGCGCCCACCTCGGGGCAGGTGGTCTTGGGAGGCGAAGAGGTGACGCGCTTCACGACCAGCGTGCGCCGTCGCCTCGGTAGGACCTTGTCCGTGGTCTTCCAGGATCCCGCCACGGCGCTCAACCCCCGCATGACCGTGCGGGATGCGCTGTTGGATCCGCTCCAGGTGCACGGGGTCGGCAACGCTCGTCAGCGCCTCGCGAAAGTCAGCGAATTGCTGGGCATGGTCGGACTGCCGGCATCGGCGCTCGATGCTTTCCCCAACCAGCTATCCGGCGGTCAGCGTCAGCGCGTCGCGATCGCTCGGGCGCTGGTGCTGGATCCGCAGGTCATCGTGGCGGATGAGCCCACCTCCGCGCTCGACGTGTCCGTGAGGGCGCAGATCCTCAACCTGCTGACGGATCTGAAGAACGAGCTCGACCTGGGGATGGTGTTCATCTCGCACGACATTCAGACGGTGCGCTACCTCTCGGACGAGATCGTCGTGATGAACGCGGGCCAGGCTGTCGAGCACGGCGACGCCGCTCAGGTCTTCGACCACCCGTCGGCGGACTACACCCGCTCTCTCCTGGGCGCTGCGCCCTCGCTTCTCGCCTCTCACCCGCTCTCCTGA
- a CDS encoding dipeptide/oligopeptide/nickel ABC transporter permease/ATP-binding protein: MRRTLTERLSVPGLRLGQLSTASTIGLVLLAIIALASLFAPLIAPYDPLASGPPVGPPSAEHWFGTDRQGRDIFSRLLYGGRYSLTIGLGATLTALAVAVVLGSIAATAPKWISETLMRIMDVVMSFPGIALAAVFVAVFGKSLPVLILTIAFLYVPQLTRIVRANVLDQYGEDYVAAVRVIGASTPRVIVRHVARNTMAPVLVFATILVADAIVFEASLSFLGAGVPDPAPSWGNVIAAGRNLIMSGAWWATFFPGLLIMISVLCLNLLSEGMTDAMIAPKERRRRSMSDAAAGQGAEALAGAQSSGVEATGDGSDRVDTAASLHATTPGLPLEERLAQLREIELTRTDRLERAADVPPLLEVQDLSISFPRHGDVHVVDHVNFTVRPGETSAIVGESGCGKSITSLAIMGLLDPRATITGRILFDGKDLLTMSAAERNALRGHDIAMIYQDALSSLNPAMLIKSQMKQLTSRGGTRSAEELLRLVGLDPQRTLSSYPHELSGGQRQRVLIAMALTRDPRLVIADEPTTALDVTVQAQVVELLNTLREELGFAMVFVSHDLALVAELAHRITVMYAGQVVEQGTTRELLTQPVHEYTRGLLGAVLSIESGSDRLHQVRGTVPSPRDFPAGDRFAPRSSDPARHAGVTPVRRRVSGTDHYYAAHPDDAPVEPIGDPR; this comes from the coding sequence ATGCGACGCACACTCACCGAACGACTGTCCGTCCCGGGCCTGCGCTTGGGCCAGCTCTCCACTGCCTCGACCATCGGACTGGTGCTTCTCGCGATCATCGCGCTGGCATCGCTGTTCGCTCCCCTGATCGCCCCGTACGACCCGCTGGCATCCGGTCCTCCGGTCGGTCCTCCTAGCGCCGAGCACTGGTTTGGCACCGACCGTCAGGGGCGAGACATCTTCTCGCGCCTGCTCTATGGAGGCCGCTACTCACTCACGATCGGCCTGGGTGCGACTCTCACCGCGCTGGCAGTCGCGGTCGTGCTGGGTTCGATCGCCGCGACCGCACCCAAATGGATCTCCGAGACACTGATGCGGATCATGGACGTGGTGATGTCCTTCCCCGGCATCGCCCTGGCCGCAGTGTTTGTGGCGGTGTTCGGCAAGTCGCTGCCGGTGCTGATTCTCACGATCGCCTTCCTCTACGTCCCCCAACTGACCCGGATCGTGCGCGCCAACGTGCTCGACCAATACGGAGAGGACTATGTCGCGGCGGTCCGAGTGATAGGCGCATCCACACCCCGGGTGATCGTCAGGCACGTGGCCCGCAACACCATGGCCCCTGTGCTCGTGTTCGCGACCATCCTGGTGGCCGATGCGATCGTCTTCGAGGCGTCGCTGTCCTTCCTCGGTGCAGGGGTGCCCGATCCCGCGCCGTCATGGGGCAACGTCATCGCTGCCGGTCGCAACCTGATCATGAGCGGCGCATGGTGGGCCACGTTCTTCCCGGGCCTGCTCATCATGATCTCGGTCCTATGCCTGAACCTGCTGTCCGAAGGCATGACCGATGCGATGATCGCGCCCAAGGAACGCAGACGGCGTTCGATGTCCGATGCGGCCGCCGGGCAAGGCGCGGAGGCGCTCGCGGGCGCGCAGTCCAGCGGCGTGGAGGCTACCGGCGACGGTTCCGACCGTGTGGACACGGCGGCGTCGTTGCATGCGACGACGCCCGGCCTGCCACTGGAGGAGCGCTTGGCCCAACTGCGCGAGATTGAACTCACCCGCACCGACCGGCTCGAACGCGCTGCGGATGTGCCTCCGCTGCTTGAGGTTCAGGACCTGTCGATTTCGTTCCCGCGCCATGGCGACGTGCACGTGGTCGACCATGTCAACTTCACCGTCCGGCCCGGAGAGACTTCCGCGATCGTGGGCGAATCGGGATGCGGCAAGTCGATCACGTCGCTGGCGATCATGGGCCTGCTGGACCCGCGGGCGACCATCACCGGTCGGATCCTCTTCGACGGCAAGGATCTGTTGACGATGTCTGCTGCCGAGCGCAACGCGCTGCGCGGGCACGACATCGCGATGATCTACCAGGACGCCCTCAGCTCGCTCAACCCCGCGATGCTGATCAAGTCACAGATGAAGCAGCTCACGTCGCGCGGCGGAACCCGTAGCGCCGAGGAGCTGCTGCGACTGGTGGGGCTCGATCCACAGCGCACGCTGTCGTCGTATCCCCATGAGCTCTCGGGCGGCCAGCGCCAGCGCGTTCTCATCGCGATGGCTCTCACGAGGGATCCCCGCCTGGTGATCGCAGACGAGCCGACGACGGCTCTGGACGTCACCGTCCAGGCCCAGGTGGTCGAGCTCCTCAACACACTGCGCGAAGAGTTGGGCTTCGCGATGGTGTTCGTCTCGCACGACCTTGCGCTGGTCGCGGAGCTGGCTCACCGCATCACCGTCATGTACGCGGGTCAAGTGGTCGAGCAGGGCACCACTCGCGAACTGTTGACGCAACCCGTCCACGAATACACGCGGGGTCTGCTGGGGGCTGTGCTGTCGATCGAGTCCGGATCGGACCGGCTCCATCAGGTGCGGGGGACTGTCCCGTCCCCGCGCGACTTCCCTGCCGGCGACCGCTTCGCGCCCCGCTCGTCGGATCCTGCCCGGCACGCGGGCGTGACGCCCGTGCGGCGCAGGGTGTCGGGCACCGACCACTATTACGCCGCGCATCCCGACGATGCGCCCGTAGAGCCGATCGGAGACCCGCGATGA
- a CDS encoding ABC transporter substrate-binding protein — translation MNTIPTQRRVGRSTAVTAGFLAAALLLAGCAGATTDDASDDASSANSSDIDPNAIIEAGISYTLNGSFDPMIASGAVTVAANWHIFEGLVDLDPATTEPYAALAADFPTKIDDTTYEVDIREGATFQNGEPVTVDDVVYSYERVLDPNSESLFTTYIDFIDTVTAVDEDTVQITTDFPFSLINERLGIVKIVPKALVEADPEGFGANPVGSGPYTLVSAVPEDKMVFEAFEGYNGPRPAEAAGMNWNLLADAAARATAMSTGTIQAMEDVPYIDVDTLAATVDVESAQSFGLLFMMFNTDAAPFDDVRVRQAFHYALDMDKIISTGMLGNATAAKSFLPDTYPNYNEASTVYTYDPDAAKDLLAEAGVTDLSINLLMTDTGWVKEVAPLIKESLDAIGVDVTLDVSQSAAQYAKVDSGDYTVMIAPGDPSVFGSDPDLLMNWWYGENVWTEGRTNWSDSDEYAQLRTLLDSAVQEEGDAQQETWNEAFDLIAEEAVLYPLFHRKLPTAWNSDELVGFAPVPTTGLSFLGTGVAAE, via the coding sequence GATCCGAACGCGATCATCGAAGCGGGAATCTCCTACACGCTCAACGGCAGCTTCGACCCGATGATCGCCTCCGGCGCGGTCACGGTGGCGGCCAACTGGCACATCTTCGAGGGCCTGGTCGACCTCGACCCGGCCACCACGGAGCCCTACGCGGCTCTTGCGGCGGACTTCCCGACCAAGATCGACGACACGACCTACGAGGTCGACATTCGTGAAGGCGCGACCTTCCAGAACGGCGAGCCCGTCACCGTCGACGACGTCGTTTACAGCTACGAACGCGTGCTGGACCCGAACAGCGAGTCGCTCTTCACGACCTACATCGACTTCATCGACACCGTGACGGCGGTGGACGAGGACACGGTGCAGATCACCACGGACTTCCCGTTCTCGCTCATCAACGAACGACTCGGCATCGTCAAGATCGTCCCCAAGGCGCTCGTCGAAGCCGATCCGGAGGGCTTCGGAGCAAACCCGGTGGGTTCTGGCCCCTACACCCTGGTCTCCGCCGTCCCGGAGGACAAGATGGTGTTCGAGGCATTCGAGGGCTACAACGGCCCGCGCCCAGCGGAGGCGGCCGGCATGAACTGGAACCTGCTTGCTGATGCCGCGGCACGAGCGACCGCGATGTCGACAGGCACCATCCAGGCAATGGAGGACGTGCCCTACATCGACGTCGACACACTCGCCGCGACCGTGGACGTAGAGAGCGCACAGTCCTTCGGACTGCTGTTCATGATGTTCAACACCGACGCAGCGCCCTTCGATGATGTCCGCGTGCGGCAGGCGTTCCACTACGCGTTGGACATGGACAAGATCATCTCGACGGGCATGCTTGGCAACGCGACGGCAGCGAAGTCGTTCCTGCCCGACACCTACCCGAACTACAACGAGGCGTCGACTGTCTACACCTACGACCCGGACGCGGCGAAGGACCTGCTTGCGGAGGCCGGCGTGACGGACCTGTCGATCAACCTGCTGATGACCGATACCGGCTGGGTCAAGGAAGTGGCGCCGCTGATCAAGGAGTCGCTCGATGCGATCGGCGTCGACGTCACTCTCGATGTCAGCCAGTCAGCTGCCCAGTACGCCAAGGTCGACTCGGGCGACTACACCGTCATGATCGCCCCGGGCGACCCTTCGGTGTTCGGAAGTGACCCCGACCTGTTGATGAACTGGTGGTACGGAGAGAACGTCTGGACCGAAGGTCGCACCAACTGGTCTGACTCCGATGAGTACGCGCAGTTGCGTACTCTGCTCGACTCCGCCGTACAGGAAGAGGGCGACGCGCAGCAGGAGACCTGGAACGAGGCCTTCGATCTGATTGCCGAGGAGGCCGTCCTTTACCCGCTGTTCCACCGCAAGCTGCCGACGGCGTGGAACTCGGATGAGCTGGTCGGGTTCGCCCCCGTGCCGACCACTGGCTTGTCCTTCCTCGGGACCGGCGTAGCCGCCGAGTGA